From Danio rerio strain Tuebingen ecotype United States chromosome 7, GRCz12tu, whole genome shotgun sequence, the proteins below share one genomic window:
- the si:ch211-281p14.2 gene encoding uncharacterized protein si:ch211-281p14.2 isoform X1, whose amino-acid sequence MAKERATFFTQAEQELLIEGYGEFQHLIKTSGNTSKAAKTRREGWEKVAEKLNAATTGPIRTWEQVKVKYKNILQNATRKRCEQKKTGGGPAPPPHTPAEELALGFNANRPIVQGIPGGSSSLEPQPGTSKGTTVITVSNDTPTLVSIPFEVVAEVNSEETLSDECFEELTESMPSKRPFDRHSDKEGDIRSLYKRSLQHKVEYLELKKQKLQGEIELQQLMKTKMELEIQLLQKELQSKR is encoded by the exons ATGGCAAAAGAGCGTGCGACTTTTTTCACACAAGCGGAGCAAGAGCTCCTCATTGAGGGTTATGGTGAATTTCAGCATTTAATAAAAACCTCTGGGAATACATCAAAAGCGGCGAAAACCAGAAGAGAGGGCTGGGAAAAAGTTGCAGAAAAATTGAATGC agCCACCACGGGACCCATAAGAACATGGGAGCAAGTAAAGGTAAAATACAAGAACATTCTACAAAAtg CTACTAGGAAAAggtgtgaacaaaaaaaaacgGGTGGTGGTCCTGCACCTCCACCTCATACCCCGGCAGAAGAGCTTGCCCTTGGTTTTAATGCAAACAGGCCAATTGTTCAGGGCATACCAGGGGGCAGCTCTTCCCTAGAGCCACAGCCAGGGACCAGTAAGGGCACCACAGTCATCACTG TTTCTAATGATACACCTACACTTGTATCAATTCCATTTGAAGTTGTGGCAGAAGTG AACAGTGAGGAGACTCTTTCAGATGAGTGTTTTGAGGAGTTGACA GAGTCCATGCCTTCTAAGAGGCCTTTTGACCGGCACAGTGATAAAGAG GGTGACATTCGTTCTCTATATAAGAGGAGCCTCCAACATAAAGTGGAGTATTTAgagcttaaaaaacaaaaactacaaggAGAAATCGAGCTGCAGCaactaatgaaaacaaaaatggaGCTAGAAATACAATTGTTGCAAAAAGAACTTCAGA GCAAAagatga
- the si:ch211-281p14.2 gene encoding uncharacterized protein si:ch211-281p14.2 isoform X2 yields MGASKATRKRCEQKKTGGGPAPPPHTPAEELALGFNANRPIVQGIPGGSSSLEPQPGTSKGTTVITVSNDTPTLVSIPFEVVAEVNSEETLSDECFEELTESMPSKRPFDRHSDKEGDIRSLYKRSLQHKVEYLELKKQKLQGEIELQQLMKTKMELEIQLLQKELQSKR; encoded by the exons ATGGGAGCAAGTAAAG CTACTAGGAAAAggtgtgaacaaaaaaaaacgGGTGGTGGTCCTGCACCTCCACCTCATACCCCGGCAGAAGAGCTTGCCCTTGGTTTTAATGCAAACAGGCCAATTGTTCAGGGCATACCAGGGGGCAGCTCTTCCCTAGAGCCACAGCCAGGGACCAGTAAGGGCACCACAGTCATCACTG TTTCTAATGATACACCTACACTTGTATCAATTCCATTTGAAGTTGTGGCAGAAGTG AACAGTGAGGAGACTCTTTCAGATGAGTGTTTTGAGGAGTTGACA GAGTCCATGCCTTCTAAGAGGCCTTTTGACCGGCACAGTGATAAAGAG GGTGACATTCGTTCTCTATATAAGAGGAGCCTCCAACATAAAGTGGAGTATTTAgagcttaaaaaacaaaaactacaaggAGAAATCGAGCTGCAGCaactaatgaaaacaaaaatggaGCTAGAAATACAATTGTTGCAAAAAGAACTTCAGA GCAAAagatga